The Pseudomonas sp. FP2309 genome has a window encoding:
- the proB gene encoding glutamate 5-kinase: MRSKVTGAQRWVVKIGSALLTADGKGLDRAAMGVWVEQMVALHEAGVELVLVSSGAVAAGMSRLGWTARPSAMHELQAAAAIGQMGLVQAWESSFAEHGRHTAQILLTHDDLSDRKRYLNARSTLRALVELKVIPVINENDTVVTDEIRFGDNDTLAALVANLVEADLLVILTDRDGMFDADPRNNPDAQLIYEARADDPALDAVAGSVGGALGRGGMQTKLRAARLAARSGAHTIIVGGRLERVLDRLKAGERIGTLLSPERGMLAARKQWLAGHLQTRGTLVLDDGAVSALSQGNKSLLPVGVKLVQGSFRRGEMVVCVAPDGREIARGLANYSALEAQKIIGQSSDAIVGLLGYMAEPELVHRDNLILV; this comes from the coding sequence ATGCGGAGCAAAGTGACAGGTGCGCAGCGCTGGGTCGTGAAGATCGGAAGTGCGCTGCTGACGGCCGATGGCAAAGGCTTGGATCGCGCAGCCATGGGCGTGTGGGTCGAGCAGATGGTGGCCTTGCATGAAGCAGGCGTCGAGTTGGTGCTGGTGTCGTCCGGGGCTGTTGCCGCCGGGATGAGCCGCCTCGGCTGGACCGCGCGACCCAGCGCGATGCACGAACTGCAAGCCGCCGCCGCTATCGGTCAGATGGGCCTGGTGCAAGCCTGGGAATCCAGCTTCGCCGAGCACGGCCGCCACACAGCGCAGATCCTGCTGACCCACGACGACCTGTCCGACCGCAAGCGCTACCTCAATGCCCGCAGCACGTTGCGCGCCCTGGTGGAGCTCAAGGTCATCCCGGTGATCAACGAAAACGACACGGTGGTCACCGACGAAATCCGCTTCGGCGACAACGACACTCTGGCCGCCCTGGTGGCCAACCTGGTGGAAGCGGACCTGTTGGTGATCCTGACTGACCGCGACGGCATGTTCGACGCCGACCCACGCAACAACCCCGACGCCCAACTGATCTACGAGGCGCGTGCCGATGACCCGGCGCTGGACGCCGTGGCCGGCAGCGTCGGCGGCGCGTTGGGCCGTGGCGGGATGCAGACCAAGTTGCGTGCTGCGCGCCTGGCGGCGCGCTCCGGTGCCCATACCATCATCGTCGGTGGACGGCTGGAGCGTGTGCTGGACCGCCTCAAAGCCGGTGAGCGCATTGGCACGCTGCTGTCGCCGGAGCGCGGCATGCTGGCTGCGCGCAAGCAGTGGCTGGCGGGGCATCTGCAAACCCGTGGCACCCTGGTGCTGGATGATGGCGCCGTGTCGGCCTTGTCCCAAGGCAACAAAAGCCTGCTGCCGGTGGGCGTCAAGTTGGTGCAGGGCAGTTTCCGCCGCGGCGAGATGGTGGTGTGCGTTGCGCCCGACGGTCGTGAGATCGCCCGTGGCCTGGCCAACTACAGTGCCCTGGAAGCGCAGAAAATTATTGGACAATCGTCTGACGCGATTGTCGGACTCTTGGGTTATATGGCCGAACCGGAACTGGTTCACCGCGACAACCTGATTCTGGTTTAA
- the folM gene encoding dihydromonapterin reductase, whose protein sequence is MTVTNAPILITGAGQRVGLHCAQRLLDEGQSVIFSYRSERPGVQALRERGAVGVFADFSSETGILAFIAELHTHTQSLRAIIHNASAWVAETPGDESRAFTDMFSVHMLAPYLINLHCSPLLQRSTPADIVHISDDVVRKGSRQHIAYCATKAGLDSLTLSFAAQFAPLIKVNGIAPAMVMFNEGDDAAYRAKVLAKSALGIEPGPEVIYQSVRYLLDNPYVTGTTLTVNGGRHIK, encoded by the coding sequence ATGACTGTAACGAACGCCCCGATTTTGATCACCGGCGCCGGCCAGCGTGTTGGCCTGCATTGCGCCCAACGCCTGCTGGATGAGGGCCAGTCGGTCATTTTCAGCTACCGCAGCGAACGCCCCGGCGTGCAGGCCTTGCGCGAACGGGGTGCGGTCGGCGTGTTTGCAGATTTCTCCAGCGAAACCGGAATCCTGGCGTTTATCGCTGAACTGCACACCCATACCCAAAGCCTGCGCGCAATCATCCACAACGCCTCGGCCTGGGTCGCGGAAACCCCCGGCGACGAAAGCCGCGCATTCACTGACATGTTCAGCGTGCACATGCTTGCGCCCTACCTGATCAACCTGCATTGTTCACCTTTGCTGCAACGCTCGACACCTGCCGACATCGTGCACATCAGCGACGATGTGGTGCGCAAGGGCAGCCGCCAGCACATCGCTTATTGCGCAACCAAGGCCGGACTCGACAGCCTGACGCTGTCGTTTGCCGCGCAGTTTGCGCCGCTGATCAAGGTCAACGGCATCGCACCTGCGATGGTGATGTTCAACGAAGGCGACGACGCAGCCTACCGAGCCAAAGTCTTGGCCAAATCGGCATTGGGCATCGAACCCGGGCCCGAGGTGATCTACCAGAGCGTGCGTTACCTGCTGGATAACCCCTATGTCACCGGTACCACCCTGACCGTCAACGGCGGGCGGCACATCAAGTAA
- a CDS encoding antibiotic biosynthesis monooxygenase — translation MSTSPVTLMVARRVAKGRYEELMAWLREGEQLATDFPGYLGSGVLAPPPDDDEFQIIFRFADEKTLHAWEFSASRSTWLSRGSDLFADPSEHRVRGIDGWFGAVGARPPRWKQAVAIWLAFFPVSLLFNFVLGPLLNELDLLPRVLVSTLALTPLMVYLFIPLSTHLLANWLHPAPTPREATEAAA, via the coding sequence ATGTCTACCTCTCCCGTTACCTTGATGGTTGCGCGCCGCGTCGCCAAAGGGCGCTACGAAGAACTGATGGCCTGGCTGCGCGAAGGCGAGCAATTGGCCACGGACTTTCCCGGTTACCTGGGTTCCGGCGTACTCGCTCCGCCGCCGGACGATGATGAGTTCCAGATCATTTTCCGCTTCGCCGATGAAAAGACCCTGCATGCCTGGGAGTTTTCCGCTTCCCGCAGTACCTGGCTGAGCCGTGGCAGCGACCTGTTTGCCGACCCGTCCGAGCACCGCGTACGCGGCATCGATGGCTGGTTTGGCGCCGTGGGTGCGCGTCCGCCGCGCTGGAAACAGGCGGTCGCGATCTGGCTGGCATTCTTCCCCGTCTCACTACTGTTCAACTTTGTATTGGGTCCGCTGCTCAATGAGCTGGACCTGCTGCCTCGCGTGCTGGTCAGCACGCTGGCGCTGACGCCGCTGATGGTTTACCTGTTTATCCCGCTGTCGACTCACCTGCTGGCGAACTGGCTGCATCCGGCCCCCACGCCGCGCGAGGCTACCGAAGCGGCTGCGTGA
- the folE gene encoding GTP cyclohydrolase I FolE, whose product MTLSLPHHYREILKGLGEDPEREGLLDTPQRAAKAMQYLCHGYEQDLDTIINGALFASDNDEMVILQDIELYSLCEHHLLPFIGKAHVAYIPTGKVLGLSKLARIVDMFARRLQIQENLTRQIADAIQQVTQAAGVAVVIEAKHMCMMMRGVEKQNSTMNTSVMLGAFRESNTTRMEFLQLIGRSK is encoded by the coding sequence ATGACTTTATCCCTGCCCCACCATTACCGCGAAATTCTCAAGGGCTTGGGTGAAGACCCGGAGCGCGAAGGCCTGCTCGACACTCCCCAGCGCGCCGCCAAAGCCATGCAGTACCTGTGTCATGGCTACGAGCAGGACCTGGATACCATCATCAATGGCGCGTTGTTTGCCTCAGACAATGACGAGATGGTGATCCTCCAGGACATCGAGTTGTACTCGCTGTGCGAACACCACCTGCTGCCCTTTATCGGCAAGGCCCATGTGGCCTATATTCCGACCGGCAAGGTGTTGGGCCTGTCGAAGCTGGCACGCATCGTCGACATGTTCGCCCGGCGCCTGCAGATCCAGGAGAACCTCACGCGGCAGATCGCCGACGCTATCCAGCAAGTGACCCAGGCCGCCGGTGTGGCGGTGGTGATCGAGGCCAAGCACATGTGCATGATGATGCGCGGCGTGGAAAAACAGAATTCAACCATGAACACCTCGGTGATGCTCGGCGCCTTCCGCGAATCGAACACCACGCGCATGGAGTTCCTGCAACTGATTGGACGGAGCAAGTAG
- the cysZ gene encoding sulfate transporter CysZ: MPAPALSGPQYLREGLKLVLSPGLRLFVLLPLVINIVLFVGLIYFAGHQFSLWVDHLMPTLPSWLSFLNYLLWPLFVVLVVLMVFFTFTMLANIIAAPFNGFLSEKVEVVVRGTDDFPAFSWGELIAMVPRTLAREMRKLGYFLPRAIGLFILSFIPVVNLIAAPLWLLFGVWMMAIQYIDYPADNHKLGWNEMLAWLRQKRWQSMSFGGIVYLVLLVPVVNLLMMPAAVAGATLFWVREQGAEAMAAPKVIKS, encoded by the coding sequence ATGCCCGCCCCTGCTCTTTCCGGCCCGCAATACCTGCGCGAAGGTCTTAAATTGGTCCTCAGTCCAGGCTTGCGTCTGTTCGTGCTGCTGCCGCTGGTGATCAATATCGTGCTGTTCGTCGGCCTGATCTACTTCGCCGGGCATCAGTTCAGCCTGTGGGTCGATCATTTGATGCCGACGCTGCCCAGTTGGCTGAGCTTTTTGAATTACCTGCTGTGGCCATTGTTTGTAGTGCTGGTGGTGCTGATGGTGTTTTTCACCTTCACCATGCTCGCCAATATCATTGCTGCGCCGTTCAATGGCTTTCTCTCGGAGAAGGTCGAAGTGGTGGTGCGTGGCACCGATGACTTCCCGGCCTTCAGTTGGGGCGAGTTGATCGCCATGGTGCCACGCACCCTCGCCCGCGAAATGCGCAAGTTGGGCTACTTTCTGCCGCGGGCCATCGGCCTGTTTATCCTGTCGTTCATCCCGGTGGTGAACCTGATCGCTGCGCCGTTGTGGCTGCTGTTCGGCGTGTGGATGATGGCGATCCAATACATCGACTACCCGGCCGACAACCACAAACTGGGCTGGAACGAGATGCTCGCGTGGCTGCGCCAGAAACGCTGGCAGAGCATGAGTTTCGGCGGGATTGTTTACCTGGTGCTGCTGGTGCCGGTGGTCAACCTGCTGATGATGCCGGCGGCGGTAGCGGGCGCGACATTGTTCTGGGTGCGTGAGCAGGGGGCCGAGGCGATGGCGGCGCCAAAGGTCATCAAGTCATAA
- a CDS encoding CreA family protein, protein MRVMKGLLGLLLAVPLLASAEEVGQVSTVFKFVGPNDRIVVEAFDDPKVDGVTCYLSRAKTGGVKGGLGLAEDRAEASIACRQVGPIRFKGELKDGDEVFKERTSLVFKTMQVVRFLDKKRNTLVYLVYSDRLIEGSPQNAVTAIPILPWPTAQ, encoded by the coding sequence ATGCGCGTGATGAAGGGATTGCTTGGCCTGCTGTTGGCCGTGCCGCTGCTGGCCTCGGCTGAAGAAGTAGGCCAGGTATCGACCGTGTTCAAGTTTGTCGGCCCCAACGACCGGATTGTGGTCGAGGCGTTTGATGACCCCAAGGTCGACGGCGTGACCTGCTACCTGTCGCGCGCCAAGACGGGCGGTGTCAAAGGCGGCCTGGGCCTGGCTGAAGACCGTGCCGAAGCCTCGATTGCCTGCCGTCAGGTCGGACCGATCCGCTTCAAGGGCGAGCTCAAGGACGGCGACGAAGTGTTCAAGGAGCGCACCTCGCTGGTGTTCAAGACCATGCAGGTGGTGCGTTTCCTCGACAAGAAGCGCAATACCTTGGTGTATCTGGTCTACAGCGACCGCCTGATCGAAGGCAGCCCGCAGAACGCCGTAACCGCCATTCCGATTCTGCCGTGGCCGACCGCTCAGTAA
- a CDS encoding NADH:flavin oxidoreductase, with product MPVQALFKPFQLGALQLSTRVVMAPMTRSFSPGGVPNSKVIEYYRRRAAAGVGLIITEGTVVGHQASNGYPNVPHFYGEAALAGWKKVVDAVHAEGGKIVPQLWHVGSVRRIGTEPDASVPAYGPMEKLKDGTVVVHGMTTQDIKDVINAFAQAAKDAQRIGMDGVEIHGAHGYLVDQFFWEGSNQRTDEYGGSLANRSRFAIELIQATRAAVGPDFPIIFRFSQWKQQDYTARLVQTPEALGEFLKPLSDAGVDIFHCSTRRFWEPEFEGSELNLAGWTRQLTGKPTITVGSVGLDGEFLQFMVNTDKVAQPASLEKLLERLNNDEFDLVAVGRALLVDPEWAVKVREGREGDILPFSREALTTLV from the coding sequence ATGCCTGTCCAAGCCTTGTTCAAACCTTTCCAGCTCGGTGCACTGCAACTGTCGACCCGTGTGGTTATGGCGCCAATGACCCGTTCGTTTTCGCCGGGTGGCGTGCCCAACTCCAAGGTCATCGAGTACTACCGTCGCCGAGCGGCGGCGGGCGTGGGCTTGATCATCACCGAAGGCACCGTGGTCGGTCACCAGGCTTCCAACGGCTACCCGAATGTTCCGCATTTTTACGGTGAAGCCGCGTTGGCCGGCTGGAAGAAAGTGGTCGACGCCGTGCATGCCGAAGGTGGCAAGATCGTTCCGCAGTTGTGGCACGTGGGTAGTGTGCGGCGTATCGGCACCGAGCCCGATGCCAGCGTGCCGGCCTACGGGCCGATGGAAAAACTCAAGGATGGCACGGTGGTTGTCCATGGCATGACTACCCAGGACATCAAGGACGTCATCAACGCCTTCGCCCAAGCGGCCAAGGACGCCCAACGCATCGGCATGGACGGCGTGGAAATCCACGGTGCCCACGGCTACCTGGTGGATCAGTTCTTCTGGGAAGGCAGCAACCAGCGTACCGATGAATACGGTGGCAGCCTGGCCAATCGCTCGCGTTTTGCCATCGAGTTGATCCAGGCCACCCGCGCCGCCGTCGGCCCTGACTTCCCGATCATCTTCCGGTTTTCCCAGTGGAAGCAGCAGGACTACACCGCGCGGCTGGTGCAAACCCCCGAGGCGCTGGGTGAGTTTCTAAAGCCGCTGTCCGACGCTGGGGTGGATATTTTCCACTGCTCCACGCGTCGTTTCTGGGAGCCTGAGTTCGAAGGTTCCGAGCTCAACCTGGCCGGCTGGACTCGCCAGCTCACCGGCAAGCCGACCATCACCGTGGGCAGCGTCGGCCTGGATGGCGAGTTCCTGCAGTTCATGGTCAACACCGACAAGGTTGCACAACCGGCCAGCCTGGAAAAACTGCTGGAGCGCCTGAACAACGACGAATTCGACCTGGTTGCCGTGGGCCGTGCGCTGCTGGTGGACCCGGAGTGGGCGGTGAAGGTGCGTGAAGGCCGTGAGGGCGACATCCTGCCGTTCAGTCGTGAGGCGTTGACGACCCTGGTGTAA
- a CDS encoding HopJ type III effector protein — MTDLNTLRASLNSGGHLFADTLAFIAAGYDYQPQAFTNGSVENAAGQNEGSCKTLGLALLEGLSDREALLAFGEHYRSVVDTPDGSDHGNIRALIAHGLAAVKFAEQPLKRR, encoded by the coding sequence ATGACTGATTTGAACACCCTGCGCGCCAGCCTCAACAGCGGCGGACACCTGTTTGCCGACACCCTCGCGTTTATCGCGGCCGGTTACGACTACCAGCCACAAGCCTTCACGAACGGCAGCGTGGAAAACGCCGCCGGGCAAAACGAAGGATCGTGCAAGACCCTGGGTTTGGCGCTGCTGGAAGGGCTGAGTGATCGGGAAGCGTTGCTGGCGTTTGGTGAGCATTACCGGTCGGTAGTGGACACTCCGGACGGCAGTGACCATGGCAACATTCGTGCATTGATTGCCCATGGGTTGGCCGCTGTGAAATTTGCTGAACAGCCTCTGAAACGCCGTTGA
- the folX gene encoding dihydroneopterin triphosphate 2'-epimerase → MSQLQPGMARIRVKDLCLRTYIGINEDEILNKQDVLINLSILYAAQEAVRDNDIDHALNYRTITKAIIAHVEGNRFALLERLTQELLDLVMSNESVLYAEVEVDKPHALRFAESVSITLAASR, encoded by the coding sequence ATGTCACAACTTCAACCAGGCATGGCGCGCATCCGGGTCAAGGACCTGTGCCTGCGCACCTATATCGGCATCAATGAGGACGAAATCCTCAACAAGCAGGACGTGCTGATCAACCTGAGCATCCTGTATGCCGCTCAGGAAGCGGTGCGTGACAACGATATCGACCACGCGCTGAACTACCGCACCATCACCAAGGCGATCATTGCCCACGTGGAAGGCAACCGCTTTGCCTTGCTCGAACGCCTGACCCAGGAACTGTTGGACCTGGTGATGAGCAATGAGTCGGTGCTGTACGCCGAAGTCGAGGTGGACAAGCCCCATGCGCTGCGATTTGCCGAGTCGGTTTCGATAACGCTCGCGGCAAGCCGCTAG
- a CDS encoding DUF1244 domain-containing protein, producing MTDQQRLELEAAAFRRLVAHLDSRKDVQNIDLMNLAGFCRNCLSKWYKAEADERQIALSLDDAREVVYGMPYAEWKAQYQKEASADQQAAFAKGKPHD from the coding sequence ATGACCGATCAACAACGCCTCGAACTCGAAGCCGCCGCCTTCCGCCGGCTGGTGGCGCACCTGGACAGCCGCAAGGATGTGCAGAACATCGACCTGATGAACCTCGCCGGTTTCTGCCGTAACTGCTTGTCCAAGTGGTACAAGGCCGAGGCCGACGAGCGCCAGATCGCGCTGAGCCTCGATGACGCCCGTGAAGTGGTGTACGGCATGCCATACGCCGAGTGGAAAGCCCAATACCAGAAAGAAGCCAGCGCCGATCAACAGGCGGCGTTCGCCAAAGGAAAACCTCATGACTGA
- a CDS encoding PAS domain-containing protein has protein sequence MINAKLMQMVINASNDGIVVAEREGRDKPLIYVNPAFERLTGYTLDDILYQDCRFLQSGDRDQPALMAIREALDSGGSCREILRNYRKDGSHFWNELSLSTVYNDADKQTYFVGVQKDVTLQVKAQQRVAQLENELAQVKSELAALKTTSGSNKI, from the coding sequence ATGATTAACGCCAAGCTGATGCAAATGGTCATCAACGCTTCCAACGACGGCATTGTGGTCGCCGAGCGCGAAGGTAGAGACAAGCCGCTGATTTACGTTAACCCAGCCTTCGAACGGCTGACCGGCTATACGCTGGATGACATCCTCTATCAGGATTGCCGTTTCCTGCAGTCGGGTGACCGTGATCAGCCGGCACTGATGGCGATTCGAGAGGCCCTGGACAGTGGGGGTTCGTGCCGCGAAATCCTGCGTAACTACCGCAAAGACGGCAGCCACTTTTGGAACGAACTGTCACTTTCAACGGTGTACAACGACGCCGACAAGCAGACGTATTTTGTCGGTGTACAAAAAGACGTGACGCTTCAGGTCAAGGCCCAGCAGCGTGTCGCCCAGCTGGAAAACGAGCTGGCGCAGGTCAAAAGCGAGCTGGCCGCGCTTAAGACGACGAGCGGATCTAACAAAATTTAG
- the trxB gene encoding thioredoxin-disulfide reductase — protein MSDTRHSRVIILGSGPAGYSAAVYAARANLKPLLITGMQAGGQLTTTTEVDNWPGDVHGLTGPVLMERMKEHAERFETEIVFDHINKVDFSKKPYSLTGDSGVYTCDALIIATGASARYLGLPSEEAFMGKGVSACATCDGFFYRNKPVAVVGGGNTAVEEALYLANIASTVTLVHRRETFRAEKILIDKLHARVAEGKIILKLNATLDEVLGDNMGVTGARLKNNDGSFDELKVDGVFIAIGHTPNTSLFEGVLEAKDGYLVVQGGREGNATATNIEGIFAAGDVADHVYRQAITSAGAGCMAALDAERYLDGLKDASF, from the coding sequence ATGTCTGATACCCGTCATTCGCGAGTGATTATTCTCGGTTCCGGCCCCGCCGGTTACAGCGCTGCCGTCTACGCTGCGCGGGCCAACCTCAAGCCGCTGCTGATCACCGGCATGCAGGCAGGCGGTCAGTTGACCACCACCACTGAAGTCGACAACTGGCCGGGCGACGTGCACGGTCTGACCGGCCCGGTGCTGATGGAGCGTATGAAAGAGCACGCCGAGCGCTTTGAAACCGAGATCGTGTTTGACCATATCAACAAGGTCGATTTCTCGAAAAAACCGTACAGCCTGACCGGCGACAGCGGCGTCTACACCTGTGACGCGCTGATCATCGCTACAGGCGCAAGCGCTCGTTACCTGGGCCTGCCGTCCGAAGAAGCGTTCATGGGCAAGGGCGTTTCCGCTTGCGCAACATGCGACGGTTTCTTCTACCGCAACAAGCCTGTCGCCGTGGTCGGGGGTGGCAACACCGCCGTGGAAGAGGCGCTTTACCTGGCCAACATCGCCAGCACCGTGACCCTGGTTCACCGCCGCGAGACTTTCCGCGCCGAGAAGATTCTGATCGACAAGCTGCACGCCCGCGTCGCTGAAGGCAAAATCATCCTCAAGCTCAATGCCACTCTGGATGAAGTCCTGGGCGACAACATGGGCGTGACCGGTGCGCGTCTGAAGAACAACGATGGCAGCTTCGACGAACTGAAAGTCGACGGCGTGTTCATCGCCATCGGCCATACCCCGAACACGTCGCTGTTCGAAGGCGTGCTGGAAGCCAAAGACGGTTATCTGGTGGTGCAGGGCGGCCGTGAAGGCAATGCGACCGCGACCAACATCGAAGGTATCTTCGCTGCTGGCGACGTGGCAGACCACGTGTACCGTCAGGCCATCACCTCGGCCGGCGCTGGTTGCATGGCGGCCCTGGATGCCGAGCGTTACCTCGACGGTTTGAAGGACGCTTCGTTCTAA
- a CDS encoding glycosyltransferase family 1 protein produces MTTASLHITLITETFPPEINGVANTLGRLCDGLRARGHQVELVRPRQGTDQSRPSDDNLLLCRGWPLPGYPGLQWGQSSMHKLLRRWTRQRPDVLYIATEGPLGLSALRAARRLGISVVSGFHTNFQQYSNRYGLSLLSRMVTHYLRWFHNRSTLTLVPSASQRLELERRHFERLGMLSRGVDSQLFHPAKRDNALRDSWGLGNDDIGVLHVGRLAQEKNLGVLKRCFDALQATYPQRRMKLIIVGDGPQRALLERELPEAAFCGTQRGEELAKYYASGDLFLFPSLTETFGNVVLEAMASGLGVVAYDQAAASQHLRHGYSGALAMPGDENAFCDAAIWLLEERETLRRARLNARQHASRQGWPAIIEQFERQLRGVCKDGHPVPALSPLTPGSSTPHD; encoded by the coding sequence ATGACGACAGCTTCGCTTCACATCACCCTGATTACCGAAACCTTCCCGCCAGAAATCAACGGGGTGGCCAATACCCTTGGCCGCCTGTGCGACGGTTTGCGCGCGCGCGGCCATCAGGTCGAACTGGTGCGCCCGCGCCAGGGCACTGACCAAAGCCGTCCGAGTGATGACAACTTGCTGTTGTGCCGTGGCTGGCCGCTGCCGGGTTATCCGGGCCTGCAATGGGGCCAGTCGTCGATGCACAAGCTGCTGCGACGCTGGACACGGCAACGTCCGGACGTGCTGTACATCGCCACGGAAGGGCCGCTGGGGCTGTCGGCACTGCGCGCGGCACGCCGCTTGGGAATCAGCGTGGTCAGCGGTTTTCACACCAATTTCCAGCAATACTCCAACCGGTACGGCTTGAGCCTGTTGAGCCGTATGGTCACGCATTACCTGCGCTGGTTTCATAACCGCTCCACCCTGACCCTGGTACCCAGCGCCAGCCAGCGCCTGGAGCTGGAGCGCCGACATTTCGAACGGCTGGGGATGCTGTCCCGCGGGGTCGACAGTCAGTTGTTCCACCCGGCCAAGCGTGACAACGCCTTGCGTGACAGCTGGGGCCTGGGAAACGACGACATTGGCGTGCTGCACGTGGGGCGCCTGGCTCAGGAGAAGAACCTCGGCGTGCTCAAGCGCTGCTTTGATGCGTTGCAGGCGACATACCCGCAACGGCGCATGAAGCTGATCATCGTCGGCGACGGCCCACAACGCGCGCTATTGGAGCGCGAGTTGCCGGAGGCGGCATTCTGCGGCACCCAGCGCGGCGAAGAGCTGGCAAAGTATTACGCTTCCGGGGATCTGTTTCTGTTCCCCAGCCTGACTGAAACCTTCGGCAACGTGGTGCTCGAAGCCATGGCTTCCGGCCTCGGGGTGGTGGCCTACGACCAGGCAGCCGCAAGCCAGCATCTACGCCATGGCTACAGCGGTGCCTTGGCGATGCCGGGGGATGAAAATGCGTTTTGCGATGCCGCCATCTGGCTGCTGGAGGAGCGTGAGACGTTGCGCAGAGCCCGCTTGAATGCGCGCCAGCATGCCAGTCGCCAGGGCTGGCCGGCGATTATCGAGCAGTTCGAGCGTCAGTTACGCGGGGTGTGCAAGGACGGGCACCCGGTGCCCGCCCTGTCGCCCCTTACACCAGGGTCGTCAACGCCTCACGACTGA
- a CDS encoding MerR family transcriptional regulator codes for MPVITAPVDSLSHLDIADSGVLFPIREVSRLTGVNPVTLRAWERRYGLIQPMRTESGHRLYSKTDIETVNRILDWIERGVAVSKVGKILARDAQQAEAIRAERDTIEEGEWSRWRVLLMQSVSAFDDRQLERLYGQIVASYPASVAFQNVLMPLWGELGRHQGRFGQASEWLFFDAFMRAHTLLRLQLATVSEAPRVLLAAMPGECRTLELLVAALLLSREDLAVKVLGMGQPFDELTLVCEKFRPQALVVFSNHSHKYELVGRLNRLAQTLDCPLFIAGAASDLAEEDLAGSAVGCLGSEGRLMQRRLQQFLSGSLDT; via the coding sequence ATGCCCGTGATCACTGCTCCCGTTGATAGTCTTTCGCATCTGGATATCGCCGATTCCGGTGTGCTTTTCCCCATCCGTGAAGTCTCGAGACTGACAGGCGTTAACCCGGTCACCCTGCGTGCCTGGGAGCGGCGTTATGGTCTGATTCAGCCCATGCGCACCGAAAGCGGGCACCGTCTCTATTCCAAAACGGATATCGAGACCGTCAATCGTATTCTCGACTGGATCGAGCGCGGCGTGGCGGTGAGTAAGGTGGGCAAGATTCTCGCGCGTGACGCTCAGCAGGCCGAAGCCATTCGCGCTGAGCGGGACACGATTGAAGAGGGCGAGTGGTCGCGATGGCGAGTCCTTCTGATGCAGAGCGTCAGCGCCTTTGACGACCGTCAACTGGAGCGCCTCTACGGCCAGATTGTTGCGAGCTATCCCGCAAGCGTGGCGTTCCAGAATGTTCTGATGCCCTTGTGGGGTGAACTCGGGCGCCATCAAGGGCGTTTCGGCCAGGCCAGTGAGTGGCTGTTTTTCGATGCCTTCATGCGCGCGCATACCCTGCTTCGCCTGCAGCTCGCGACGGTGTCAGAGGCACCGAGGGTTCTGTTGGCGGCCATGCCCGGCGAGTGCCGCACATTGGAGTTGCTGGTCGCGGCGCTGTTGCTCAGTCGTGAGGACCTGGCCGTGAAAGTGCTGGGCATGGGCCAGCCGTTTGATGAATTGACCCTGGTGTGTGAGAAATTCCGCCCTCAAGCGTTGGTGGTTTTTTCCAACCATTCACACAAGTATGAACTGGTCGGGCGCCTTAACCGTCTGGCGCAGACCCTGGATTGCCCGCTGTTCATTGCCGGTGCCGCGTCGGACCTGGCGGAGGAAGACCTGGCGGGTTCCGCCGTCGGCTGCCTGGGCAGTGAAGGACGTTTGATGCAGCGCCGTTTGCAGCAGTTTCTCAGCGGCAGCCTGGATACCTGA
- a CDS encoding glutathione peroxidase, with translation MSAFHDLKLKALDGQELPLAPFKGHVVLVVNVASKCGLTPQYAALENLYQQYKDQGFTVLGLPCNQFAGQEPGTEEEIQAFCKLNYGVTFPLGSKLDVNGADRHQLYRLLAGEGAEFPGDITWNFEKFLLGKDGRVLARFSPRTAPDDPAVVQAIEKALS, from the coding sequence ATGAGTGCTTTCCACGACCTGAAACTCAAAGCTTTGGACGGACAGGAGCTGCCACTGGCGCCCTTCAAGGGGCACGTGGTGCTGGTAGTCAATGTGGCGTCCAAATGTGGCCTGACCCCGCAATACGCGGCACTGGAAAACCTCTACCAGCAGTACAAGGATCAGGGGTTTACCGTTCTTGGCCTGCCGTGTAACCAGTTTGCGGGGCAGGAGCCGGGCACTGAAGAAGAAATTCAGGCGTTCTGCAAACTGAACTATGGCGTGACCTTTCCCCTGGGCAGCAAGCTTGATGTGAACGGTGCCGATCGTCATCAGTTGTACCGCCTGCTGGCGGGCGAGGGCGCCGAATTTCCAGGGGACATCACCTGGAACTTCGAAAAATTCCTGCTCGGTAAGGACGGTCGCGTGCTCGCGCGTTTCTCGCCACGCACAGCGCCGGATGACCCTGCGGTGGTCCAGGCCATCGAAAAAGCCCTGAGCTGA